In Chryseobacterium gleum, a single genomic region encodes these proteins:
- a CDS encoding Na+/H+ antiporter, which yields MIHSYVIISIAVLLSVMILVMIGQKLKVAYPIFLVIAGLLISFVPGMPRIEIEPDLVFLIFLPPILFEAAWFTSWQDFHKWRKQIFSMAFGLVFLTSIVVAYLSSSIIPGLTVAMGFLLGGVNSPPDAVAATSVLKHMKIPKKITNILEGESLINDASSLIVFKFALAAVISGQFIWRDAVQDFFTMAIGGIAVGVAVGFLFGALLKVIPTNSNIDTIITLIVPYIMYVGAEHFHFSGVLSVVAGGLLMSYNSHCYLSHTSRIQSGNVWSVLIFLMNTIIFILIGLELPIVVEGMKEYTISEGIFYSVVIGGAIIGTRILYSYALMYFPRICSKELRLKVPKPDWREPFIISFAAMRGVVSLAAALSIPAFLPNGEAFPHRNIILFVTFVIILITLVGQGLLLSPILKLLNIQDAGSELPEEKQEVILMRKLKETALHKLDNDFSELTVTNSLVRHQKHKLENEMMLMADKAQCMASTGDYVSAINENKDVLRQIIQAQRNELHRMKREKIFDDHVMRSIEMQLDFDEAKITGFSHG from the coding sequence ATGATTCACAGCTATGTTATAATATCCATTGCAGTACTGCTGTCTGTGATGATATTGGTAATGATCGGCCAGAAATTAAAAGTCGCTTACCCTATTTTTCTTGTCATTGCAGGATTGCTGATAAGCTTTGTGCCGGGAATGCCGCGTATTGAAATAGAACCTGATCTTGTTTTCCTGATCTTCCTGCCGCCTATTTTGTTTGAAGCAGCCTGGTTTACCTCATGGCAGGATTTTCATAAATGGAGAAAACAGATATTTTCGATGGCTTTCGGATTGGTATTTTTAACCTCAATAGTGGTCGCTTATCTTTCGTCTTCCATCATTCCGGGGCTTACCGTAGCCATGGGATTCCTTCTGGGAGGAGTGAATTCACCGCCGGATGCTGTTGCCGCAACTTCGGTTCTTAAGCATATGAAGATTCCAAAGAAAATCACCAATATTCTGGAAGGAGAGAGTCTTATCAATGATGCATCCAGTTTAATTGTTTTTAAATTTGCTTTGGCAGCCGTTATTTCCGGACAGTTTATCTGGAGAGATGCTGTTCAGGATTTCTTTACGATGGCGATCGGAGGAATTGCAGTGGGAGTGGCGGTAGGTTTCCTGTTTGGGGCATTACTAAAAGTTATCCCAACCAATTCCAATATTGATACCATTATTACCCTTATTGTACCTTATATTATGTATGTGGGAGCAGAGCATTTCCATTTTTCAGGAGTGCTTTCTGTAGTTGCAGGAGGATTACTGATGTCTTATAACTCGCACTGTTATTTAAGCCATACCTCAAGGATTCAGTCTGGTAACGTATGGAGTGTATTGATATTTCTGATGAATACAATTATCTTTATTTTGATTGGCCTTGAGCTTCCTATTGTAGTGGAAGGAATGAAAGAGTATACTATTTCTGAAGGTATTTTCTATAGTGTAGTCATTGGAGGCGCAATTATCGGAACAAGAATTCTGTACAGTTATGCACTGATGTACTTTCCAAGAATCTGCTCCAAAGAATTAAGATTAAAAGTTCCTAAACCGGATTGGCGGGAACCGTTCATTATCAGTTTTGCTGCAATGAGGGGAGTGGTTTCACTGGCAGCAGCTCTGTCAATTCCTGCTTTTCTGCCAAACGGAGAGGCATTCCCGCACAGAAATATTATTCTATTTGTAACTTTCGTTATTATATTGATTACCCTCGTAGGACAGGGATTATTGCTAAGCCCGATTTTAAAGCTATTGAATATTCAGGATGCCGGAAGTGAATTGCCGGAAGAAAAGCAGGAAGTTATTCTTATGCGTAAGCTGAAGGAAACAGCATTACACAAACTGGACAATGACTTTTCTGAATTAACGGTAACCAACAGCCTGGTACGTCACCAGAAGCATAAGCTGGAAAATGAAATGATGCTGATGGCAGACAAAGCCCAATGCATGGCTTCCACGGGAGATTATGTATCGGCAATCAATGAAAATAAAGATGTCTTACGGCAGATCATCCAGGCACAGAGAAACGAACTGCACCGGATGAAAAGAGAAAAGATATTTGATGATCATGTGATGAGAAGTATTGAAATGCAGCTGGATTTTGATGAAGCCAAGATTACCGGCTTTTCACATGGGTAA
- a CDS encoding SusC/RagA family TonB-linked outer membrane protein, whose translation MKQSNLKYSCLIAALYFGMNVNAQTTPKDTAAKEQKIEEVVLIGYGSQKKENVTGSIGMVSAKDLADKPNANPISSIQGRLAGVNITNTGTPGGSPRVDIRGVGSLTGNTVFIVDGMITTDISYLNSQDIESMSVLKDPSSLAIFGAQAANGAIIIKTKTGKGKPVFNLNSYLGFKTVTNIPKMVNSDQYIELYNEKLLNDNNGNPAGSISRADFPADTDWFKEIFRTSIINANDFSATGSIGKLNYYGSIGYLQDEGNLAAGHGINSGSGFNRFNTKLNLSYKITDNITIGDNFSFSKMRTDVAQNPLLDAYNAPPIFSVMNPATGNYQFFNGYSIPNPRAKLDLYRSQVRQERLLNNIWGELKFLKDFTFRISYSTDNYNPSQYEYTPTLTYVPVSSQVKSTLITRNFRNSNYVWDNTINWKKKLGDHNFDVLAGFSRTRTTLSQDYWSARSVNYDGTNGSLNIANGTDIVHVEGVDRDDAVVTGVFQDQQRIESFFGRLNYDYKGKYLLNASIRRDASSQISVDRSRTFPAISVGWVISKEDFMSGQNVFNLLKLRASYGELGNSNVQRKFNANTTIIGGGAYFGNTGYPAQTIDKFVDPNIGWETTTGKDIGLEMALFNNKLKIDAAYYDKDSKDVVYAITQGTVSGASNWKDFYTNAYSFNNKGFELSVNYNTKINDNINFGIYGNFTSLKNEITSVYGGSYLETGASLFGNSIVRLQAGQAVGAYYGYQVAGVFQTDAEAAASGQSGAKAGWFKFVDQDGNGVIDSRDKTYLGNPIPKGTYGFGVNLNVYSFDFAIDFQGVFGNKIYNYNREQRYGNETWDLDMYNNRWHGAGTSNTNSMITSNQSIILPNSFYVEDGSYIRIRNIQVGYNLPREFAKALSITKLRLYVSAQNPWTSFKYHGFSPEITNTDRVQMGIDNNIYPISAIYTVGMNLTF comes from the coding sequence ATGAAACAAAGTAATTTAAAGTATTCATGTCTCATTGCTGCTTTATACTTCGGTATGAACGTCAATGCTCAGACTACTCCAAAAGACACTGCAGCCAAAGAGCAGAAGATTGAGGAAGTAGTTTTGATAGGATATGGATCTCAGAAAAAAGAAAACGTTACCGGAAGCATCGGAATGGTTTCTGCAAAAGATCTTGCTGATAAACCGAATGCTAACCCAATAAGCTCAATCCAAGGAAGACTTGCGGGAGTTAATATTACAAACACAGGTACTCCGGGAGGTTCTCCAAGAGTAGACATCAGAGGAGTTGGCTCGTTAACAGGGAATACCGTTTTTATTGTAGACGGTATGATTACAACTGATATTTCTTATCTTAATTCTCAGGATATTGAATCCATGAGTGTTTTGAAAGACCCTTCGAGTTTGGCAATTTTTGGAGCTCAGGCAGCAAATGGTGCAATTATTATAAAAACCAAAACTGGAAAAGGAAAACCTGTTTTTAATCTAAATTCATATTTAGGATTCAAAACAGTAACTAATATTCCTAAAATGGTTAATTCTGATCAGTATATTGAGTTATACAACGAAAAGTTACTGAATGATAATAATGGAAACCCTGCAGGATCAATCTCCAGAGCTGACTTTCCCGCAGATACTGACTGGTTCAAAGAAATTTTCCGTACAAGTATCATTAATGCTAATGATTTTTCTGCAACGGGAAGTATAGGAAAACTGAATTACTATGGAAGCATAGGATATCTTCAGGATGAAGGTAATCTTGCAGCAGGCCACGGAATTAACTCAGGAAGTGGGTTTAACAGATTTAATACAAAACTAAATCTTAGCTACAAAATTACGGATAATATTACCATCGGAGATAACTTCAGTTTTTCAAAAATGCGTACTGATGTGGCCCAAAACCCTCTTTTAGATGCGTATAATGCACCTCCGATATTTTCAGTAATGAACCCTGCTACAGGCAATTATCAGTTTTTTAATGGCTATTCCATACCAAATCCCAGAGCTAAACTGGATTTGTATCGTTCTCAGGTAAGACAAGAGAGGTTGCTTAATAATATATGGGGAGAATTGAAATTTTTAAAGGATTTCACATTCAGAATCAGCTATTCTACGGATAATTATAATCCTAGCCAATATGAATATACACCAACGCTTACCTATGTTCCTGTTTCTAGTCAGGTGAAATCTACATTGATTACAAGGAATTTTAGAAATAGTAATTATGTCTGGGATAATACAATCAATTGGAAAAAGAAATTAGGTGATCATAATTTTGATGTGCTTGCAGGTTTTTCAAGAACAAGAACTACCTTATCACAAGATTATTGGTCTGCAAGAAGCGTTAATTATGATGGAACCAATGGCTCTTTGAATATTGCCAATGGAACAGACATTGTTCATGTGGAGGGTGTAGATAGGGATGATGCCGTTGTTACTGGTGTTTTCCAGGATCAGCAAAGAATTGAATCATTTTTTGGAAGATTAAATTATGATTATAAAGGAAAATACTTATTAAATGCATCTATACGTAGAGATGCCAGTTCACAGATTAGCGTAGATAGATCAAGAACTTTTCCTGCAATTAGTGTGGGTTGGGTAATATCTAAGGAAGACTTTATGAGTGGACAGAATGTCTTTAATTTATTAAAACTAAGAGCAAGTTATGGTGAATTAGGAAATTCGAATGTTCAGAGAAAATTTAATGCAAATACAACTATTATTGGTGGAGGTGCATATTTTGGCAACACGGGTTATCCTGCTCAGACAATTGATAAGTTTGTTGATCCAAATATTGGTTGGGAAACTACAACAGGAAAGGATATAGGATTGGAGATGGCCTTGTTTAATAATAAGCTGAAAATAGATGCTGCCTATTATGATAAAGATTCCAAAGATGTGGTTTATGCTATAACTCAGGGAACTGTATCCGGTGCCAGCAACTGGAAAGACTTTTATACCAATGCTTATTCTTTCAATAATAAAGGTTTTGAATTATCTGTAAATTATAATACTAAAATCAATGATAATATCAATTTTGGTATTTATGGGAACTTCACCTCACTTAAAAATGAAATTACATCAGTTTACGGAGGTTCATACCTGGAAACGGGAGCCAGCTTATTTGGAAACTCTATTGTAAGGCTACAGGCTGGACAGGCTGTTGGTGCTTATTATGGGTATCAGGTAGCGGGTGTTTTCCAGACTGATGCGGAAGCAGCTGCATCCGGGCAAAGTGGTGCAAAAGCCGGATGGTTTAAATTTGTAGACCAGGATGGAAACGGTGTTATTGATTCAAGAGATAAAACGTATTTAGGAAACCCGATTCCAAAAGGAACCTATGGATTTGGAGTTAATCTAAATGTTTATTCATTTGATTTCGCTATTGATTTCCAGGGAGTATTTGGTAACAAAATATATAATTATAACAGAGAACAGCGTTACGGAAACGAGACCTGGGATCTAGATATGTATAATAACAGATGGCATGGAGCAGGTACATCTAATACCAATTCAATGATTACCTCTAACCAATCTATTATTTTACCAAATAGTTTTTATGTAGAGGATGGAAGCTATATCAGGATTAGAAATATTCAGGTTGGATATAACTTACCAAGAGAATTTGCAAAGGCTCTTTCCATTACAAAACTTAGATTGTATGTAAGTGCACAGAATCCTTGGACTAGTTTCAAATATCATGGTTTTTCACCGGAGATAACGAATACGGATAGAGTACAAATGGGTATAGATAATAATATTTATCCAATTTCTGCAATTTATACGGTAGGAATGAATTTAACATTTTAA
- a CDS encoding VOC family protein, with product MTQFTALRPVLWTENLDETIGFYMRVLGFTLMGRNDDWQWASLRKDEIYIMLSQPNQHEAVSSIGFSGSFYFNVNNVNDLWEDLKTKTKICYEIETFEWGMREFAIYDNNGYILQFGEAADNIGNTE from the coding sequence ATGACACAGTTTACCGCACTAAGACCTGTTTTATGGACAGAAAATCTTGACGAAACCATAGGGTTCTATATGCGTGTCCTCGGATTTACGCTTATGGGTAGAAATGATGACTGGCAATGGGCATCTCTCCGTAAAGATGAAATATACATTATGCTGTCTCAACCCAATCAGCATGAAGCTGTTTCTTCAATCGGTTTTTCCGGCTCGTTCTATTTCAATGTCAATAATGTAAATGATCTTTGGGAAGACCTCAAAACAAAAACCAAAATCTGCTACGAGATTGAAACGTTTGAATGGGGAATGAGGGAATTTGCGATCTATGATAACAACGGGTATATATTACAATTTGGTGAAGCAGCAGATAATATTGGCAATACGGAATAA
- a CDS encoding glutaminyl-peptide cyclotransferase, which produces MKKNIIAGFAAILLLASCNKDKEILNTLNTYNTSMEAKGYHFGDKLELPKEVTENAESVTISFGDKETTNLTIDPKFFTLGDNAVTFNIKTKGGEVLNQDATINVFAKNPEKNIPYQIVAEYPHDPKNFVQGFQIEGNTIYESDGQNGSSQILKYTLGTTTPLASTKQAQEDFSEGSTIVGDKVYQLTWQSKKGYIYDKSSLKLLSEFAYPNVLGEGWGLTYDGKNLIASDGSKLLYFLDANDPSKLIKYIAVAGSSQAYDQLNELEYHNGFIYANVWQKPIILKINPANGEVVGTFDFTEIAKQNTKGSDDVLNGIAFKGDNMLVTGKNWPKIYEVVIK; this is translated from the coding sequence ATGAAAAAAAATATAATAGCGGGTTTCGCAGCGATTTTATTATTGGCGTCTTGTAATAAGGATAAGGAGATTCTTAATACATTAAACACTTATAATACTTCAATGGAAGCGAAGGGATACCATTTCGGAGATAAGCTTGAGCTTCCGAAAGAGGTAACAGAAAATGCAGAAAGCGTAACCATCAGCTTTGGAGATAAAGAAACAACAAACCTTACCATTGATCCTAAGTTTTTCACATTAGGTGATAATGCTGTAACGTTCAATATTAAAACAAAAGGAGGCGAAGTCCTGAATCAGGATGCCACCATTAATGTATTTGCAAAAAATCCTGAAAAAAATATTCCTTATCAGATTGTAGCGGAATATCCTCATGATCCTAAGAACTTTGTACAGGGATTCCAGATTGAAGGAAATACCATCTATGAAAGTGACGGGCAGAACGGATCTTCCCAAATTTTAAAGTACACGTTAGGAACAACAACTCCGCTTGCTTCCACAAAACAGGCACAGGAAGATTTTTCTGAAGGAAGTACTATTGTGGGGGATAAAGTATATCAGCTGACATGGCAGAGTAAAAAAGGATATATCTATGATAAAAGTTCTTTAAAACTGCTTTCTGAATTTGCTTATCCAAATGTGTTGGGTGAAGGCTGGGGGTTGACATACGATGGGAAAAACCTTATTGCTTCTGATGGGAGTAAACTTTTATATTTCCTTGATGCTAATGACCCTTCCAAACTAATCAAGTATATTGCTGTGGCCGGAAGCTCGCAGGCATATGATCAGTTGAACGAACTGGAATATCACAACGGCTTTATCTATGCAAATGTCTGGCAGAAGCCCATTATTTTGAAAATCAATCCGGCAAACGGAGAAGTGGTGGGAACTTTTGATTTCACAGAGATCGCAAAACAGAATACCAAAGGAAGTGATGATGTCCTGAACGGAATTGCTTTCAAAGGAGATAATATGCTGGTGACCGGTAAGAATTGGCCAAAGATTTACGAAGTTGTTATTAAATAA
- a CDS encoding SRPBCC family protein yields the protein MSTPITVQYTINAPVEKVWKALTDKNEMKSWYFDIQDFVLEAGRKFNFFEPGGANKYHHQGEILEVIPNHKLKHSWAYPDFSEQKTVVTWELQPDNGQTLVKLTHEDIENFKDLGEGFARENFTEGWNTILGQSLKEYLEK from the coding sequence ATGAGCACACCCATCACAGTTCAGTATACAATAAATGCTCCGGTTGAAAAAGTCTGGAAAGCATTAACCGATAAAAATGAAATGAAATCCTGGTATTTTGATATCCAGGATTTTGTTTTGGAAGCAGGTAGGAAATTCAACTTCTTTGAGCCTGGAGGAGCCAATAAATATCATCATCAGGGTGAGATTTTAGAGGTGATTCCCAATCATAAATTAAAGCATTCCTGGGCTTATCCCGATTTTTCAGAGCAGAAAACAGTGGTAACATGGGAGCTGCAGCCTGATAACGGCCAGACACTTGTAAAGCTGACCCATGAAGATATTGAAAACTTTAAAGACTTAGGAGAAGGTTTTGCAAGAGAAAATTTTACAGAAGGCTGGAATACGATTTTGGGACAGAGCTTAAAAGAATATTTAGAAAAATAA
- a CDS encoding GNAT family N-acetyltransferase, whose translation MATLHPFTIEDAPLLISKIKDERMLLQFAGPAYRFPLTAEQLQKDLSDENRTLFKITDQSGQIIGHAQIFLKEKTFLLGRILIWDENNRGKGYGKKVMHELLRYGFSHFDRETAELNVYDWNTGAIECYRKVGFTFDPDVKNEAKIDHETWISLNMKIHKNTFELQES comes from the coding sequence ATGGCCACATTACACCCTTTTACGATAGAGGATGCTCCTCTTCTTATTTCAAAGATAAAAGACGAAAGAATGCTTCTTCAGTTTGCCGGACCTGCTTATCGTTTTCCCCTTACAGCAGAACAGCTGCAAAAGGATTTGTCTGATGAAAACAGAACTCTTTTCAAAATTACAGATCAGAGCGGACAAATAATCGGACATGCCCAGATATTTTTAAAAGAGAAGACATTTCTATTGGGAAGAATTCTGATCTGGGATGAGAACAACAGAGGAAAAGGGTATGGCAAAAAAGTAATGCACGAACTTCTGAGATATGGCTTCAGCCATTTTGATAGGGAAACAGCAGAACTCAATGTCTACGACTGGAATACCGGCGCTATTGAATGTTACCGGAAAGTAGGCTTTACTTTTGATCCGGATGTTAAAAATGAGGCAAAGATTGATCATGAAACATGGATTTCCCTGAATATGAAAATCCATAAAAATACTTTTGAATTACAGGAATCATGA
- a CDS encoding DUF493 family protein, with product MDILQGNQHASPEDFYKSLREKLEDHHDFPEDYLFKFIIPTDQAKLTEIYRVFDGIKFTLGNRESKNGKYTACNINAFVLDANQVVNIYKEVAKIEGVILL from the coding sequence ATGGATATATTACAAGGAAATCAACACGCAAGCCCTGAGGATTTTTATAAGTCTTTGAGGGAGAAGCTGGAGGATCATCATGATTTTCCGGAGGATTATTTATTTAAATTTATCATTCCTACTGACCAGGCAAAACTTACTGAAATTTACAGAGTTTTTGATGGCATTAAATTTACACTGGGAAACCGCGAAAGCAAAAATGGAAAATACACAGCCTGCAACATTAATGCATTTGTTCTGGATGCTAATCAGGTTGTGAATATTTATAAAGAAGTAGCAAAAATAGAAGGCGTTATTCTATTGTAA
- a CDS encoding DUF4197 family protein encodes MKKYIIAAALIIGTGAVITTSVQSCTTLATSDMGLSIIKRILLNGIDKGMGIYSNKEAFLQNNMVDKALPKELRDINATLEKIAPSLVAKERDYIAQAAAYTVTTSKPILQDAVNSLNAQDVTRIMQGTTATQILKEKTSQQLIAAIAPKVHEKLNEYGVVKTINTALSGSNLLGSLLGGNNNTVNSGGLSKLASEQLVNGLFNIIEDYEHQNSQSLLGPFGK; translated from the coding sequence ATGAAAAAATATATCATTGCAGCCGCTCTAATTATCGGGACCGGTGCTGTTATTACCACCAGTGTTCAATCATGCACAACACTGGCTACATCCGATATGGGGCTTTCCATTATTAAAAGAATTCTGCTCAATGGTATTGATAAAGGAATGGGAATCTACAGTAATAAAGAAGCATTTCTGCAGAACAATATGGTAGATAAAGCTCTTCCTAAAGAATTGAGAGACATTAATGCTACACTGGAGAAGATTGCCCCTTCCCTGGTAGCCAAAGAAAGAGATTATATTGCTCAGGCAGCAGCATATACTGTTACAACTTCAAAACCTATTTTGCAGGATGCTGTAAACAGTCTGAACGCGCAGGATGTAACGAGAATTATGCAGGGTACTACCGCTACTCAGATTCTGAAAGAAAAAACATCCCAGCAGCTTATTGCAGCCATTGCCCCTAAAGTACATGAAAAACTGAATGAGTATGGAGTTGTAAAAACCATCAATACAGCATTATCAGGAAGTAATCTTCTGGGCAGTCTTTTAGGCGGAAATAATAACACGGTGAATTCAGGAGGATTGAGTAAGCTCGCTTCTGAACAACTGGTAAACGGACTATTCAATATCATCGAAGATTATGAGCACCAAAACTCCCAATCGCTGCTTGGGCCATTTGGAAAATAG
- a CDS encoding RagB/SusD family nutrient uptake outer membrane protein: MKKIFLTLSILSLIVSCNNDFVDIKDEGQTDVSNFFTTQEDAMQATSAIYSFLRSWENSGFPAQYVFGVTGDDVEKGSNPGDASFINAYDNFTFTVSDEGVRGYWIGQWQAVNRANQVITNVPKIDMDATLKNRLIAEARMLRAYFYFNLVRIYGGVPIFDGLPADGNYIKPRNSAAEVYNFIVSDLTAAAAVLPQSYPAADLGRVTKGGALGLLSKVYLYMKDYQKAYETSNQVISMGYSLDPDFNHLFRPAGEFGPESVFEVNCDCSAAYGGSQYAEVQGVRNQFGWGFFTPTQELENAFEPGDIRKELTILREGETTLEGDLIHKGDPQAGNMWNQKVYVPSSLNNKACGYGSIQNIRILRFADILLINAEAANELGNTSAAITNLNKVRTRAHLANTTASTQTALRMAIWQERRVELAMENDRFPDLVRTGQAATYLGPKGFKTGKNELFPIPLDAMNQSNGVFVQNPGY; the protein is encoded by the coding sequence ATGAAAAAAATATTTTTAACACTTTCTATACTTTCCTTAATTGTAAGTTGTAATAATGACTTTGTAGATATCAAGGATGAAGGACAAACAGATGTAAGCAACTTCTTCACAACGCAGGAGGATGCTATGCAGGCAACAAGTGCTATTTATAGCTTTTTAAGAAGCTGGGAAAATTCTGGTTTTCCTGCACAATATGTATTTGGAGTAACTGGAGATGATGTAGAAAAGGGATCAAATCCGGGAGATGCATCATTCATTAATGCATATGATAACTTCACATTTACAGTAAGTGATGAAGGAGTAAGAGGTTATTGGATTGGGCAATGGCAAGCTGTTAACAGAGCAAACCAGGTTATTACAAATGTTCCGAAAATAGATATGGATGCCACTCTTAAAAATAGACTGATAGCTGAAGCCAGAATGTTAAGAGCCTATTTTTATTTTAACTTAGTAAGAATTTATGGAGGCGTTCCTATATTTGATGGATTACCAGCTGATGGAAATTATATAAAACCGAGAAATTCTGCAGCAGAGGTTTATAACTTTATTGTTTCTGATCTTACTGCCGCCGCTGCTGTCTTACCTCAAAGTTATCCTGCTGCAGATCTGGGAAGAGTTACAAAAGGCGGAGCCTTAGGATTACTTTCAAAAGTATATTTATATATGAAAGATTATCAAAAGGCCTATGAGACTTCTAATCAGGTCATTTCGATGGGATATTCATTAGACCCTGATTTTAACCATTTATTCAGACCTGCAGGTGAGTTTGGTCCAGAGTCTGTTTTTGAGGTTAACTGTGATTGTTCTGCAGCATATGGAGGAAGTCAATATGCGGAGGTCCAAGGTGTGAGGAATCAATTCGGATGGGGTTTTTTCACCCCAACCCAGGAATTGGAAAATGCATTTGAGCCAGGAGATATCAGAAAAGAACTAACTATCCTAAGAGAGGGTGAAACAACTCTTGAAGGAGATTTGATTCACAAAGGAGATCCTCAGGCAGGTAATATGTGGAACCAGAAAGTTTATGTACCATCATCTTTGAACAATAAAGCATGTGGATACGGTTCTATTCAGAATATAAGAATTTTAAGATTTGCTGATATCCTTTTAATCAATGCAGAAGCTGCCAATGAATTAGGGAATACTTCTGCAGCAATAACTAATCTTAATAAAGTAAGAACAAGAGCCCATCTTGCCAATACTACAGCATCTACTCAAACTGCTCTTAGAATGGCTATTTGGCAGGAAAGAAGAGTTGAGTTGGCTATGGAAAATGATAGATTCCCAGATTTAGTAAGAACAGGACAGGCAGCTACTTATTTAGGACCTAAAGGATTCAAGACTGGTAAAAATGAGCTTTTCCCGATTCCTTTGGACGCAATGAATCAAAGTAACGGAGTCTTTGTTCAAAACCCCGGCTATTAA
- a CDS encoding deoxynucleoside kinase — MHIAVTGNIGAGKTTLTTMLSKHYGWDAQFEDVDHNPYLEDFYSDMSKWSFALQVYFLGSRFRQVKEIRESGKNIIQDRTIYEDAHIFAENLNDMNLLSDRDFNNYSSVFDLMKSFVSAPDLLIYLKSDVPNLVKKIYKRGREYEASISIEYLSKLNQKYEKWISNYTEGKLLIVEVDDLDFVEKPEDFGFILEKIEAELHGLF, encoded by the coding sequence ATGCATATTGCAGTTACAGGAAACATCGGAGCAGGAAAAACAACTTTGACAACGATGCTTTCCAAGCATTACGGATGGGATGCACAATTTGAAGATGTAGATCATAATCCTTATCTGGAAGATTTTTATTCAGATATGAGCAAGTGGAGTTTTGCATTGCAGGTGTATTTCCTGGGAAGCAGATTCCGTCAGGTGAAAGAGATCAGAGAAAGTGGTAAAAACATTATTCAGGACCGTACGATCTATGAAGATGCCCATATTTTTGCTGAAAACCTGAATGATATGAATCTTCTTTCAGACAGGGACTTCAACAACTATTCATCGGTTTTTGACCTCATGAAGTCTTTTGTATCAGCTCCGGATCTTTTGATCTATTTAAAGTCAGATGTTCCCAACCTGGTTAAAAAAATCTACAAAAGAGGACGTGAATATGAAGCGTCTATCAGTATTGAATACCTTTCAAAACTGAATCAGAAATATGAAAAATGGATTTCCAATTATACAGAAGGAAAACTTCTTATTGTTGAGGTGGATGATCTTGATTTTGTTGAAAAACCGGAAGATTTCGGATTCATTCTGGAGAAAATTGAGGCAGAACTGCACGGGTTGTTTTAA
- a CDS encoding ArsC/Spx/MgsR family protein: MVVKVLHNGNCSKSNAVLEYLDENGVPFEIINIIEDPLSVLEIKTVLKKLNQSVFHIIRKTDKLYIENYADKNYSEEEWIKILSENPSLIQRPILVKGSVAMLGRPIENVKFFIEK; encoded by the coding sequence ATGGTAGTTAAAGTTTTACATAACGGAAACTGTTCAAAGTCAAATGCTGTATTAGAGTATCTTGATGAAAACGGAGTACCTTTCGAGATCATTAATATTATTGAAGATCCTTTAAGTGTGCTTGAAATTAAAACAGTACTGAAAAAGCTTAATCAAAGTGTTTTTCATATCATCCGTAAAACAGATAAGCTGTATATTGAAAATTATGCTGATAAAAATTATTCGGAAGAAGAATGGATAAAGATTCTTTCTGAAAATCCATCTCTGATACAGAGGCCCATTCTGGTAAAAGGTTCAGTAGCAATGCTGGGAAGGCCTATTGAAAATGTAAAGTTCTTTATAGAAAAATAA